In the Natrinema sp. CBA1119 genome, TATTGACGCCGCTTTCCCCGTAGCCGGCCTCCTCGAGCGCGTCCTCGGTCGGAGCGACGCGGTCGGAGTCGAACTCGAGGGGCCCGTTACCCAGAACGACGTCGAGACAGCCTGCCGTCAGTGCGAGGGTTCCGGTCGCGCCCGCGGCGAGCATCGATCGGCGAGTAAGAGTCATTGGAAGTGTGATTCGCTACGAGCGGCATATCCCTTGTGGCTACTTCAGGCCCACTGACAGGACCGTTTACGGGTCGAGATGGTTCGGAGTTCGGGACCGTTCGGGCGATGAGCCCGGACCGGCGAACACATGAAGAGTTATCGGGATCGACCGCCCCCGTATAGCCATGACCGACTTCGCAGCGCGAGTCGAGCAGGTGTCGATCAGCGGGATTCGCGAGGTCTTCGAGGCCGCCGGCGATGACGCGATCAACCTCGGCCTCGGCCAGCCGGATTTCCCGACGCCCGCCCACGCCCGCCGCGGGGCGATCGAAGCGATCGAGGCCGGGCGGGCCGACGCCTACACCTCGAACAAGGGCACTCCACAGCTTCGAGAGGCGATTTCGGCGAAGTACGACCGGGACTACGACCTCGAGATCGACCCCGAAGACGTGATCGCCACCTCCGGCGGCAGCGAGGCGCTGCACCTCGCGCTCGAGGCCCACGTCGATCCCGGCGAAGAAGTGATCTTCCCAGACCCCGGCTTCGTCTCCTACGACGCGCTGACACACATCGCGAGCGGTACGCCGAAGCCGGTCGGACTGCGCGAGGATCTGACCCTCGATCCCGCGACGGTTGAGGACGCCATCACCGATGAGACCGCAGCGTTCGTCGTCAACAGCCCCGCGAACCCGACGGGAGCCGTCCAGAGCGAGGCCGACATGCGCGAGTTCGCCCGCATCGCGGACGAGCACGACGTGCTCTGCATCTCCGACGAGGTCTACGAGCACATCGTCTTCGAGGGCGACCACCACTCGCCGCTCGAGTTCGCCGAGACGGACAACGTCCTCGCCATCAGCGCTTGCTCGAAGACCTACTCGATGACCGGCTGGCGGCTGGGCTGGGTCGTTGCATCAAACCGGCGCATCGAGCGCATGCTTCGCGTCCACCAGTACGGACAGGCCTGTGCCTCCGCGCCCGCACAGTACGCCGCCGAGGCCGCCCTGACGGGGCCCCAGGATCGGGTAGAGGAGATGGTCGACACCTTCGAGCAGCGGCGGGACCTCGTGCTCGACGGGCTCACCGACGCCGGCCTCGAGGTGCCGACCCCCGAAGGGGCCTTCTACGCGATGCCGAAGGTCCCCGACGGCTGGTGTGAGGCGGTGCTCGAGCGGGGCGTCGTCGTCGTCCCCGGCGACGCCTTCGGCGCGAACGGCGAGGGCTACGCGCGGCTCTCGTACGCCACCGGAACGGAGGAACTGAAAGAGGCGCTCGAGATCATGGACGATGCGACTCGAGCCGTTCGATAGGATTGCGCAAGTACCTTTTTCCGCCTCGGGTTCGCTCGCTGCGCTCGCTCACCTCTCTCTGCTCGCGGGCCGAAGGCCCGCTCGCACGGCTCGAGGGACGCGAAGCGTCCCTCGTTGGGCGCAAAAATCTACGCTAAAAAGGCCGCTCGCTCCCGGTGGTCGCTCGCGGGTGCACTCCTTGTTACTCGACCGCAGCGGTAACTCCTTGGTCTGTACTTGCCACAATTTTCACCTTCTAACCTTAATGAAGGAAGTATATTACCAACTACTGATATGGAACGGTATTCTTGAAGGTGAGTGGGTGGAAAATTGTGTCCTGCTATCGTGGCAACAGGGAATCGCCACGCCCTCCCCAGCCGATTCGTTTGCGCCTGACGGCGCTCACTCATCCCTCGCACAATGTCGTCGGTCGTCCTCACCTTCGTTCGGCCGACCTGCTTACGGGTCGAAGACCCGTTCGCATGGTTCGCGGGACCTCCGGTCCCGCGCTATTCGCTTTCGAGGCACTCCCTTCGTCTTCGCGCGGCGTTGCCGCGCGAATGGTCTGCGAGACCAGAGGTCTCGCACTAGTCGCGCCTCGCAGACAGCGCGCGCCACCGCACGTCGGTTGCTC is a window encoding:
- a CDS encoding pyridoxal phosphate-dependent aminotransferase; translation: MTDFAARVEQVSISGIREVFEAAGDDAINLGLGQPDFPTPAHARRGAIEAIEAGRADAYTSNKGTPQLREAISAKYDRDYDLEIDPEDVIATSGGSEALHLALEAHVDPGEEVIFPDPGFVSYDALTHIASGTPKPVGLREDLTLDPATVEDAITDETAAFVVNSPANPTGAVQSEADMREFARIADEHDVLCISDEVYEHIVFEGDHHSPLEFAETDNVLAISACSKTYSMTGWRLGWVVASNRRIERMLRVHQYGQACASAPAQYAAEAALTGPQDRVEEMVDTFEQRRDLVLDGLTDAGLEVPTPEGAFYAMPKVPDGWCEAVLERGVVVVPGDAFGANGEGYARLSYATGTEELKEALEIMDDATRAVR